Proteins from a single region of Haloarcula laminariae:
- a CDS encoding ATP-dependent DNA helicase has protein sequence MREPAPESEAWRTYFGFEAPYDNQADAIERVIEAGKSRGFLAMEGPCGTGKTMAALTAGAHLVRDTELYDRIVVVTPVKQQLQQFVDDLRTLNAGVEEPLDGISLVGKRDLCPYGREGKFPDDASTHERCEDLREATARLVEDDGRGDGAAVADTAIENEVDDDEQWWDPRLGQDLAAAARPDAVSQTTLGEDTLATAGAASPYRPSQPTAPESMAEGDDPPLYCPFEADWYARNKGSPVDFSAGPNNVVTIDDYLPAAVERGTCPHRVMSVMLEEADVVVGNYNHLFDPNSRPLLDSVLDERTFVVVDEAHRLEERVRDLLSDRLGKQTITQARNDCDLLVQRAQQTADHKAQVREVLSAREVPLEAVDRARKFYADLERWVDDRVEAFLDGEHEGWRADPAMLPEHDREIPLRDPDTVEQDELTEWAEEKGYDGGLWRSLAKVGAAVEDAIDQLGLNRQPVCAAVGAVAGQWWERDHSTFLREIELEHSPDERRATDADYEAVYTPGLLCYNCMPAMALRDAFDELGGGVVMSATLEPLDVFTEVAGLDGLAEQSLGDADDAPTRPVRSVTYDLPFPPENRASYLVDARPFTARNRGNPGEMKPLGENWNPTRDEYAQALRALARSPGNVMIAMPNYREARWAGAYLQEAVEKDVLVDESSSNEETDRTKQSFFAGEGKVLVTSTRGTLTEGVDYDGAKLSTCAVVGVPLVNIGSPRIRAVQRAYGDTFGDENAFEYALTVPAVRRARQAIGRVIRGADEVGVRAFVGRRYTPDGRHSVYGFLPENEREEFTRMTPDFLSSQLDAFWRKH, from the coding sequence ATGCGGGAACCGGCTCCAGAGAGCGAGGCGTGGCGCACCTACTTCGGGTTCGAGGCGCCATACGATAACCAGGCCGACGCCATCGAGCGGGTCATCGAGGCCGGGAAGTCGCGGGGCTTTCTCGCGATGGAAGGGCCCTGTGGCACCGGGAAGACGATGGCCGCCCTGACCGCCGGCGCCCATCTCGTCCGGGACACCGAGCTCTACGACCGCATCGTCGTCGTGACGCCGGTCAAGCAACAGCTCCAGCAGTTCGTCGACGACCTGCGGACGCTCAACGCCGGCGTCGAGGAGCCCCTCGACGGTATCTCGCTCGTGGGCAAGCGGGACCTCTGTCCGTACGGCCGGGAGGGGAAGTTCCCCGACGACGCGAGCACCCACGAGCGGTGTGAGGACCTGCGCGAGGCGACCGCCCGGCTCGTCGAGGACGACGGGCGCGGGGACGGAGCGGCCGTCGCGGACACCGCCATCGAGAACGAGGTCGACGACGACGAGCAGTGGTGGGACCCGCGGCTTGGACAGGACCTCGCCGCGGCCGCCCGCCCCGACGCCGTCTCGCAGACGACGCTGGGGGAGGACACCCTCGCCACCGCGGGCGCGGCCTCGCCCTATCGCCCGAGCCAGCCCACCGCGCCGGAGTCGATGGCCGAGGGCGACGACCCGCCGCTTTACTGCCCGTTCGAGGCCGACTGGTACGCCCGGAACAAGGGCTCGCCCGTGGACTTCTCGGCGGGGCCGAACAACGTCGTCACCATCGACGACTACCTGCCGGCGGCCGTCGAGCGGGGCACCTGCCCCCATCGGGTGATGAGCGTCATGCTGGAGGAGGCCGACGTGGTGGTCGGCAACTACAACCACCTCTTCGACCCGAACTCCCGGCCGCTGCTCGACTCGGTTCTCGACGAGCGGACGTTCGTCGTCGTCGACGAGGCCCACCGTCTGGAGGAGCGGGTCCGGGACCTGCTGTCGGACCGGCTGGGCAAACAGACCATCACGCAGGCGCGAAACGACTGCGACCTGCTGGTCCAGCGCGCCCAGCAGACCGCCGACCACAAGGCGCAGGTCCGGGAGGTGCTGTCGGCCCGGGAGGTCCCCCTCGAAGCGGTCGACCGCGCCCGCAAGTTCTACGCCGACCTCGAACGCTGGGTCGACGACCGGGTCGAGGCCTTTCTCGACGGCGAACACGAGGGGTGGCGCGCGGACCCCGCGATGTTGCCAGAACACGACCGGGAGATACCCCTACGGGACCCCGACACCGTCGAACAAGACGAACTCACCGAGTGGGCCGAGGAGAAGGGGTACGACGGGGGGCTGTGGCGCTCGCTCGCGAAAGTCGGCGCCGCCGTCGAGGACGCCATCGACCAGCTCGGGCTGAACCGCCAGCCGGTCTGTGCCGCCGTCGGCGCCGTCGCGGGCCAGTGGTGGGAGCGGGACCACTCGACGTTCCTGCGGGAAATCGAGCTGGAACACTCGCCGGACGAGCGCCGCGCGACCGACGCCGACTACGAGGCCGTCTACACGCCCGGGCTGCTGTGTTACAACTGCATGCCGGCGATGGCGCTCCGGGATGCCTTCGACGAGCTCGGCGGCGGGGTCGTGATGAGCGCGACGCTTGAGCCGCTGGACGTGTTCACCGAGGTCGCCGGGCTTGACGGGCTGGCCGAGCAGTCGCTCGGCGACGCGGACGACGCGCCGACCCGGCCCGTCCGGTCGGTGACCTACGACCTCCCGTTCCCGCCGGAGAACCGCGCCTCATATCTCGTCGACGCGCGGCCCTTTACCGCCAGGAACCGAGGGAACCCCGGGGAGATGAAGCCGCTCGGCGAGAACTGGAACCCGACCCGCGACGAGTACGCCCAGGCGTTGCGGGCGCTCGCCCGCTCGCCGGGCAACGTCATGATAGCCATGCCGAACTACCGCGAAGCGAGGTGGGCGGGGGCCTACCTCCAGGAGGCCGTCGAGAAGGACGTGCTGGTCGACGAGTCTTCCAGCAACGAGGAGACCGACCGGACCAAACAGTCGTTCTTCGCCGGCGAGGGGAAGGTGCTGGTCACGTCGACGCGGGGCACGCTCACGGAGGGCGTCGACTACGACGGCGCGAAGCTGTCGACCTGTGCCGTCGTCGGCGTCCCGCTCGTCAACATCGGCTCACCGCGAATCAGGGCGGTACAGCGGGCCTACGGCGATACGTTCGGCGACGAGAACGCCTTCGAGTACGCCCTGACCGTCCCCGCCGTGCGGCGGGCGCGCCAGGCCATCGGCCGGGTCATCCGCGGGGCAGACGAGGTTGGCGTGCGGGCGTTCGTCGGCCGGCGCTACACCCCCGACGGGCGCCACTCCGTCTACGGCTTTCTCCCCGAAAACGAGCGCGAAGAGTTCACCCGGATGACCCCCGACTTTCTGTCGAGTCAGCTCGACGCGTTCTGGCGAAAACACTGA
- a CDS encoding hemolysin family protein, translating to MYSPTPSSVPVGQFGALPAVSEEAITALGVVAVVALILFSAFFASAEIAIFSLADHRIASLVEAGTPGAETLSLLKDDPRRLLVTILVGNNIANIGMSAITTGLLGFYFTPGESVLVATFGVTSLVLLFGETAPKSYAVEHSEPWALRIARPLRLVQRGLYPLVALFDALTSLINGLTGSEGDLENAYVTRAEVREVIEAGQRAGVFTEEEHRMLQRLLRFRNRIVKETMVPRLDVVGVEADADLETAIETCLDSEFSQLPVYEDVLDSVVGVVHIRDLLEAQHRGDSLRSVTREPYVVPETKEVDDLLTELREQRRRMAVVVDEFGTTSGVVTIEDIVEEIIGEVLTATEAPPIRWLDDDSAIVRGELNVHEANEALGTEFPEAEEFETVAGFLMSRTGRLVDEGETVAHDGATLTVETAENNRVLEVRIDLSEPVERPSGE from the coding sequence GTGTACTCGCCTACCCCGTCGTCGGTGCCCGTCGGACAGTTCGGCGCGCTCCCTGCGGTCTCCGAGGAAGCGATTACGGCCCTGGGGGTCGTCGCGGTGGTGGCCCTCATCCTGTTTTCGGCCTTCTTCGCCTCCGCCGAGATAGCCATCTTCTCGCTCGCGGACCACCGCATCGCCTCGCTCGTCGAGGCGGGAACGCCCGGCGCCGAGACGCTCTCGCTGCTGAAAGACGACCCCCGACGGCTGCTCGTGACGATACTCGTCGGGAACAACATCGCCAACATCGGCATGTCGGCCATCACGACGGGGCTGCTCGGCTTCTATTTCACTCCGGGCGAGTCGGTCCTCGTCGCCACCTTCGGGGTCACGTCGCTGGTGTTGCTGTTCGGCGAGACCGCGCCCAAGTCGTACGCGGTCGAGCACAGCGAGCCGTGGGCGCTGCGCATCGCCCGGCCGCTCCGCCTCGTCCAGCGGGGCCTGTATCCGCTCGTGGCGCTGTTCGACGCGCTCACCAGTCTGATAAACGGGCTCACCGGGAGCGAGGGGGACCTGGAGAACGCCTACGTCACGCGGGCGGAGGTCCGGGAGGTCATCGAGGCCGGCCAGCGCGCCGGCGTCTTCACCGAGGAGGAACACCGGATGCTCCAGCGGCTGCTCCGGTTCCGGAACCGCATCGTCAAGGAGACGATGGTCCCCCGGCTCGACGTGGTCGGCGTCGAGGCCGACGCGGACCTCGAAACGGCCATCGAGACGTGTCTCGACAGCGAGTTCAGCCAGCTACCCGTCTACGAGGACGTGCTCGACAGCGTCGTCGGCGTCGTCCACATCCGGGACCTGCTCGAAGCCCAGCACCGGGGCGACTCACTGCGCTCCGTGACGCGGGAGCCCTACGTCGTCCCGGAGACCAAGGAGGTCGACGACCTGCTGACGGAGCTACGCGAACAGCGCCGGCGGATGGCCGTCGTCGTCGACGAGTTCGGCACCACGTCGGGGGTCGTGACCATCGAGGACATCGTCGAGGAGATAATCGGCGAGGTGCTCACCGCGACGGAAGCCCCGCCGATTCGGTGGCTCGACGACGACTCGGCTATCGTCCGCGGCGAACTCAACGTCCACGAGGCAAACGAGGCGCTGGGCACCGAGTTCCCCGAAGCCGAGGAGTTCGAGACGGTCGCCGGCTTCCTGATGAGCCGGACCGGCCGCCTCGTCGACGAGGGCGAGACCGTCGCCCACGACGGCGCGACCCTCACCGTCGAGACCGCCGAGAACAACCGCGTGCTGGAGGTCCGCATCGACCTCTCCGAACCCGTAGAGCGACCGTCCGGAGAGTAA
- a CDS encoding ATP-binding protein, producing MFFLDEDFRFTRIAGSLADWLDRDPETLVGEPVTTIVAPSDVGALRTALARVAESQTSQTIASHFVVSGDRLPVDIELSPVASEASLGTIVGTVFRETVAGDRPPSQLVQLRNFIELLDDAAVVYELSDGDPVVRSVNAAFEETFGFQARYVVGQSLNDYIVPAAHTEEATRFDERVDEGNVTTELVRRKTANGVQQFAYRGLPIEHEDGRRYGLAIYADMTENQQARQHLQVLHRVLRHNVRNELTVIFGMAERILDDGASEEIREAAARILDSAEGLASVSEKARMAEDILGDPPSDTIVEVGSATTDVVADARARWPEASIETDIETPLPVSTGLEIRDALENLVENAITHNTGAPTVRVTARAETPIHASTRETGQNVTITVEDDGPGIPDHEQAVIFEGANITQLKHGSGLGLWVVRWIVESADGAVSYSREDGWTTITLRLPLATGLDDAQGSEQANTDSL from the coding sequence ATGTTCTTTCTGGATGAGGACTTTCGGTTCACTCGAATCGCCGGCTCGCTGGCCGACTGGCTGGACCGCGACCCGGAGACGCTGGTCGGGGAGCCGGTGACGACCATCGTCGCCCCGTCGGACGTCGGCGCCCTGCGGACCGCGCTCGCACGGGTCGCCGAGAGCCAGACGAGCCAGACGATAGCCAGTCACTTCGTCGTGTCCGGGGACCGGCTCCCGGTGGACATCGAGCTCTCGCCCGTGGCGTCGGAGGCGTCGCTCGGGACGATAGTCGGGACGGTCTTCCGGGAGACGGTAGCGGGCGACCGGCCGCCGTCACAGCTGGTCCAGTTGCGTAACTTCATCGAGCTGTTGGACGACGCCGCGGTCGTCTACGAGCTTTCCGACGGCGACCCGGTCGTCCGGAGCGTCAACGCGGCCTTCGAGGAGACGTTCGGGTTTCAGGCCCGCTACGTCGTCGGGCAATCGCTGAACGACTACATCGTCCCGGCGGCGCACACGGAGGAGGCGACACGGTTCGACGAACGGGTCGACGAGGGGAACGTGACGACGGAACTCGTCAGGCGCAAGACGGCAAACGGCGTCCAGCAGTTCGCCTACCGCGGACTCCCGATAGAGCACGAGGACGGCCGCCGCTACGGGCTGGCGATATACGCCGATATGACGGAGAACCAGCAGGCCAGACAGCACCTCCAGGTCCTCCACCGCGTCCTGCGTCACAACGTCCGCAACGAGCTGACCGTCATCTTCGGGATGGCCGAGCGGATACTCGACGACGGCGCCTCCGAGGAGATACGGGAGGCCGCGGCCCGGATACTCGACAGCGCCGAGGGGCTCGCGAGCGTCAGCGAGAAGGCGCGGATGGCGGAAGACATACTCGGGGACCCGCCGTCGGATACGATAGTCGAGGTCGGAAGCGCGACGACTGACGTGGTCGCTGACGCGCGAGCGAGGTGGCCGGAGGCGTCGATAGAGACGGACATCGAAACGCCGCTGCCCGTCTCGACCGGGCTCGAAATCAGGGACGCGCTGGAGAACCTCGTGGAGAACGCGATAACGCACAACACGGGCGCACCGACGGTGCGGGTGACCGCCCGGGCCGAGACGCCGATTCACGCGAGCACCAGAGAGACCGGCCAGAACGTCACTATCACCGTCGAGGACGACGGGCCCGGGATTCCCGACCACGAGCAGGCCGTCATCTTCGAGGGGGCGAATATCACCCAGCTCAAACACGGGAGCGGCCTCGGCCTGTGGGTCGTCCGGTGGATAGTCGAGTCGGCCGACGGGGCGGTCTCCTACAGCCGCGAAGACGGGTGGACGACGATCACGCTCAGGCTGCCCCTGGCCACCGGCCTCGACGACGCCCAGGGGAGCGAACAGGCCAACACGGACTCGCTGTGA
- the mct gene encoding succinyl-CoA:mesaconate CoA-transferase produces the protein MSALADLRVLDLTQVLAGPYCTMLLADMGADVVKIERPGGDLIRENPPYVDDADAEAYGGYFQSVNRGKRSLELDLGADADREAFLSLVERADVVVENFKAGTMEKYDCGYETLKERNPELVYSSIRGFGDPRTGETERQGQPSFDLIAQALGGVMEITGQEDGPPTKVGPGVGDLFTAALNAVGILAAVHHRERTGEGQYVDTAMYDCMVSLTERAVYQYSCEGDSPTRQGNSHPTLFPYDAFEAVDGYVVIAAFSDGHWEELCEAMDRPDLAADYPDAPSRLANREQLRGEIADWTRRHESETILDLLGGRVPSAPVQDTADIFADSHVHDREMLADVAQPGADGEMTVAGSPIKMTETMPRPRGRAPLLDEHREELLDEERADSGRGVAKSDD, from the coding sequence ATGAGCGCGCTTGCCGACCTGCGGGTGCTCGACCTCACACAGGTCCTCGCCGGGCCGTACTGCACGATGTTGCTCGCCGACATGGGCGCGGACGTGGTAAAGATAGAGCGGCCGGGCGGCGACCTCATCCGGGAGAACCCCCCGTACGTCGACGACGCCGACGCGGAGGCCTACGGCGGCTACTTCCAGAGCGTCAACCGCGGCAAGCGCTCGCTGGAGCTCGACCTCGGTGCCGACGCCGACCGCGAGGCGTTTCTCTCGCTGGTCGAGCGGGCCGACGTGGTCGTGGAGAACTTCAAGGCCGGGACGATGGAGAAGTACGACTGCGGCTACGAGACACTGAAAGAGCGTAATCCGGAGCTCGTCTACTCCTCCATCCGCGGCTTTGGCGACCCGCGCACGGGCGAGACCGAGCGCCAGGGCCAGCCATCGTTCGACCTCATCGCGCAGGCGCTGGGCGGCGTAATGGAGATAACCGGGCAGGAAGACGGGCCGCCGACGAAAGTCGGCCCGGGCGTGGGCGACCTCTTCACCGCGGCGCTCAACGCAGTCGGCATCCTCGCGGCGGTCCACCATCGCGAGCGCACCGGCGAGGGCCAGTACGTCGACACCGCGATGTACGACTGCATGGTCTCGCTGACCGAACGCGCCGTCTACCAGTACTCCTGTGAGGGGGACTCGCCGACGCGGCAGGGCAACTCCCACCCGACGCTGTTTCCCTACGACGCCTTCGAGGCCGTCGACGGCTACGTCGTCATCGCCGCCTTCTCGGACGGCCACTGGGAGGAGCTCTGTGAGGCGATGGACCGGCCCGACCTGGCGGCCGATTACCCCGACGCCCCGAGCCGGCTAGCGAATCGCGAGCAGTTGCGCGGGGAAATCGCTGACTGGACGCGCAGACACGAGTCCGAGACGATTCTGGACCTGCTCGGCGGCCGGGTGCCGTCCGCGCCGGTGCAGGACACCGCGGATATCTTCGCCGACTCGCACGTCCACGACCGGGAGATGCTCGCCGACGTGGCCCAGCCCGGCGCCGACGGGGAGATGACCGTCGCTGGGAGCCCAATCAAGATGACGGAGACGATGCCCCGGCCGCGGGGGCGGGCGCCCCTGCTGGACGAGCACCGCGAGGAACTGCTGGACGAGGAACGCGCTGACAGCGGGCGGGGAGTCGCCAAGAGCGACGACTGA
- the glmS gene encoding methylaspartate mutase subunit S, whose product MPRTVILGVIGSDAHVVGITILEQALSAAGFEVVNLGVQTSQEEFVSAAKSHDAEAVLVSSLYGHARQDCEGFHDRLAEAGIDVPTYVGGNLAVGQDDFEDTREQFTEMGFDRVFDAETDPEEAIAALRRDLKLTTTEGEPVRVDG is encoded by the coding sequence ATGCCCCGTACCGTCATCCTCGGCGTGATCGGTTCCGACGCACACGTCGTCGGTATCACGATTCTCGAGCAGGCGCTGTCGGCCGCTGGCTTCGAGGTTGTCAACCTCGGCGTCCAGACCTCACAAGAGGAGTTCGTCAGCGCAGCCAAGTCCCACGACGCCGAGGCGGTATTGGTATCCTCCCTGTACGGGCACGCCCGTCAGGACTGCGAGGGGTTCCACGACCGGCTCGCCGAAGCCGGCATCGACGTGCCCACGTACGTCGGCGGGAACCTCGCCGTCGGGCAGGACGACTTCGAGGACACGCGCGAGCAGTTCACGGAGATGGGTTTCGACCGGGTCTTCGACGCGGAGACCGACCCGGAGGAGGCCATCGCCGCGCTGCGCCGCGACCTCAAGCTCACGACCACAGAGGGCGAGCCGGTCAGGGTCGACGGCTGA
- a CDS encoding methylaspartate mutase subunit E, whose product MLTDSKLPADELQRIANDLRDDWHTGRTVDFEEAVAFHESLPEGKQFAPVLESADRPLLQPRAGVPCLEDQIDLLRYLQDQGGADLLPTTIDSYTRDNQYEKAEEGLAASRNEDTDELNGFPAVNHGVEDCRRLIRALDAPIEVRHGTPDARLLAMVTLAGGFQSFEGGPISYNIPYTKRHDLATTIEHWQFVDRLCGAYTERGVTINREPFGPLTGTLVPPCIAIAVMLIEGKLAATQGVRSVTLGYGQVGNLVQDVAALRALRKLGEEYLPDAVTVTTVFHEWMGGFPPDEARANGVISLGGATAAVARPDKVITKSPEEFQGVPTKEANAAGLRTTRQLIDMMIEQDIDLGGIDDEQRLIERATKALIDAIERAGDGDVARGVIAAFDSGAMDVPFAPSDAAAGAVLPARDDDGRVRIFEFADLALPADIKETHKAKLGERARTEGRDQSFRMVADDVDAISDGKLIGRPAGHRGGASDAD is encoded by the coding sequence ATGCTCACGGACAGCAAGCTCCCCGCCGACGAGCTACAGCGCATCGCAAACGACCTGCGCGACGACTGGCACACCGGCCGGACCGTCGACTTCGAGGAGGCCGTCGCCTTCCACGAGTCCCTGCCCGAGGGCAAGCAGTTCGCCCCCGTGCTGGAGTCGGCCGACCGGCCGCTGTTGCAGCCGCGCGCCGGCGTCCCCTGTCTGGAGGACCAGATAGACCTGCTGCGGTATCTCCAGGACCAGGGCGGCGCGGACCTGCTGCCGACGACCATCGACTCGTACACGCGGGACAACCAGTACGAGAAAGCGGAGGAGGGGCTGGCCGCGTCCAGAAACGAAGACACGGACGAGCTCAACGGCTTCCCCGCCGTCAACCACGGCGTCGAGGACTGCCGGCGGCTCATCCGGGCGCTGGACGCCCCCATCGAGGTGCGCCACGGCACCCCCGACGCCCGCCTGCTGGCGATGGTCACCCTCGCCGGCGGCTTCCAGTCCTTCGAGGGCGGCCCCATCTCGTACAACATCCCCTACACCAAGCGCCACGACCTCGCGACGACCATCGAACACTGGCAGTTCGTCGACCGGCTCTGTGGCGCCTACACCGAGCGCGGCGTCACTATCAACCGCGAGCCGTTCGGCCCGCTGACCGGCACGCTGGTCCCGCCCTGCATCGCCATCGCGGTGATGCTCATCGAGGGGAAGCTCGCGGCCACGCAGGGCGTGCGCTCGGTGACGCTGGGCTACGGGCAGGTCGGCAACCTCGTCCAGGATGTGGCCGCCCTGCGTGCCCTGCGGAAACTGGGCGAGGAGTACCTCCCCGACGCGGTGACCGTCACGACCGTCTTCCACGAGTGGATGGGCGGGTTCCCGCCCGACGAGGCCCGCGCCAACGGCGTCATCAGCCTCGGCGGGGCGACGGCGGCGGTCGCGAGGCCGGACAAGGTCATCACCAAGTCCCCGGAGGAGTTCCAGGGGGTGCCCACGAAGGAAGCAAACGCCGCCGGCCTGCGCACCACGCGACAGCTAATCGATATGATGATAGAGCAAGACATCGACCTCGGCGGTATCGACGACGAACAGCGACTCATCGAGCGGGCCACGAAGGCCCTCATCGACGCCATCGAGCGGGCCGGCGACGGCGACGTGGCCCGGGGCGTCATCGCCGCCTTCGACAGCGGCGCGATGGACGTGCCCTTTGCCCCCTCGGACGCGGCGGCCGGGGCGGTGTTGCCCGCCCGCGACGACGACGGCCGCGTGCGCATCTTCGAGTTCGCCGACCTCGCCCTGCCCGCCGACATCAAGGAGACGCACAAGGCGAAACTCGGCGAGCGCGCCCGCACCGAGGGCCGGGACCAGTCGTTCCGGATGGTCGCCGACGACGTGGACGCCATCAGCGACGGGAAGCTCATCGGTCGCCCCGCCGGCCACCGGGGAGGTGCCAGCGATGCGGATTGA
- a CDS encoding methylaspartate ammonia-lyase: MRIESVRAIPGVSGFFFDDQRAIKAGATQRGFAYDGPPKTAGFERVREAGESLIVELQLADGTVVTGDCAAVQYSGAGGRDPLFRASEYRPVVEGTVADALRGRDATLFRDNAETLEAMDAQRSGGDRLHTAVRYGVSQALLNAAAKARGVTPTDVLAAAYDTEPATEPVPVFGQSGDERWTNAEKMLLKGVPVLPHGLFNSVEKVGREGETLREYLSGLSELADTLGSEGYDPRFHVDVYGILGEVFGPPYDRPEVTDYFESLRAAAAPYPLQVEGPMDAGSREAQIERMAELRGALDSAGVDVDIVADEWCNTFDDVRAFVDEGAADVVQIKTPDLGGIQRSAEAVLYCDGTDTRAYLGGTCNETVTSARACAHVALATDAAQVLAKPGMGFDEGFMVVTNEMRRATRVTATTGGCAVAGEPSSEARPTGGGDDD, from the coding sequence ATGCGGATTGAGTCGGTCCGGGCGATTCCGGGGGTCTCCGGCTTCTTCTTCGACGACCAGCGGGCCATCAAAGCGGGCGCCACCCAGCGGGGGTTCGCCTACGACGGCCCGCCGAAGACGGCGGGGTTCGAGCGGGTCCGCGAGGCCGGCGAGTCGCTCATCGTCGAACTCCAACTCGCCGACGGGACCGTCGTCACCGGCGACTGCGCCGCGGTGCAGTACTCGGGCGCCGGCGGCCGGGACCCCCTCTTCCGCGCGAGCGAGTACCGACCCGTCGTGGAGGGCACCGTCGCCGACGCGCTCCGGGGCCGTGACGCCACGCTGTTCCGGGACAACGCCGAGACGCTCGAAGCCATGGACGCCCAGCGCTCCGGCGGCGACCGCCTGCACACCGCCGTTCGCTACGGGGTCTCACAGGCCCTGCTGAACGCGGCAGCGAAGGCGCGGGGCGTGACGCCGACCGACGTGCTCGCCGCGGCCTATGACACCGAGCCCGCGACCGAGCCGGTGCCGGTGTTCGGTCAGTCCGGCGACGAGCGCTGGACCAACGCCGAGAAGATGCTGCTGAAGGGCGTCCCGGTGCTCCCCCACGGCCTGTTCAACAGCGTCGAGAAGGTGGGCCGGGAGGGCGAGACGCTGCGCGAGTACCTCTCCGGGCTCTCCGAGCTGGCCGACACGCTCGGCTCCGAGGGGTACGACCCGCGCTTCCACGTCGACGTCTACGGCATCCTCGGGGAGGTGTTCGGCCCGCCCTACGACCGCCCCGAGGTCACGGACTACTTCGAGTCCCTGCGGGCGGCCGCCGCGCCCTACCCGCTGCAGGTCGAGGGCCCGATGGACGCCGGCAGCCGCGAGGCCCAGATCGAACGGATGGCCGAACTCCGCGGGGCGCTCGACTCGGCGGGCGTCGATGTCGACATCGTCGCCGACGAGTGGTGCAACACCTTCGACGACGTGCGGGCGTTCGTCGACGAGGGCGCGGCCGACGTGGTCCAGATAAAGACGCCCGACCTGGGCGGCATCCAGCGCTCCGCGGAGGCGGTGCTGTACTGCGACGGCACCGACACCCGCGCGTATCTCGGCGGCACCTGCAACGAGACGGTCACCTCCGCGCGGGCCTGTGCCCACGTGGCGCTGGCGACCGATGCCGCACAGGTGCTGGCAAAGCCCGGGATGGGCTTCGACGAGGGGTTCATGGTCGTCACCAACGAGATGCGGCGGGCGACCCGCGTGACCGCCACAACCGGAGGGTGCGCGGTCGCCGGCGAGCCGAGTAGCGAGGCGCGACCGACGGGAGGTGGCGACGATGACTGA
- the mch gene encoding 2-methylfumaryl-CoA hydratase codes for MTDWTAPDAIDCSDERLFGTLLDRAETREKGHYFEFFDEGDEIHHDPGLRLSQHGNEEWMGQTLNHDPAYWRPDDARERGFDEPPAHPDYLLACVMGVTVEDLSEKGGYFLGRTNVAFQRTAYPGTELDVTSTVVDTRTSSSRPNYGIVTWESVGRDRETGEELVSYERTNMIPRREPMAADGSGTVADDSSPADGPELPPTLVTPDGGTFEAFRTALDRARDADAAVAYRHERGRTMDERLVAGLPLATLNTARQHHNRDAMADSPSGDIVAYGDVTRSIALAHARSDEATYRERRFENERFHDFVTLGDTIYGFTRVLDCDSEAGPPTAGAVTFEHVAFNQEHSPVYSGRRTALITRQ; via the coding sequence ATGACTGACTGGACGGCCCCCGACGCCATCGACTGCTCGGACGAGCGGCTCTTCGGGACGCTGCTCGACCGCGCCGAGACGCGCGAGAAGGGCCACTACTTCGAGTTCTTCGACGAGGGCGACGAGATACACCACGACCCCGGACTGCGGCTCAGCCAGCACGGCAACGAGGAGTGGATGGGCCAGACGCTGAACCACGACCCGGCCTACTGGCGGCCCGACGACGCCCGGGAGCGGGGGTTCGACGAGCCGCCGGCCCACCCGGACTACCTGCTGGCCTGCGTGATGGGCGTCACCGTCGAGGACCTCTCGGAGAAGGGCGGCTACTTCCTCGGCCGGACGAACGTCGCGTTCCAGCGGACCGCGTATCCGGGGACCGAACTGGACGTGACCTCCACCGTCGTCGACACCCGGACCTCCTCGTCGCGTCCGAACTACGGCATCGTGACCTGGGAGTCCGTGGGCCGGGACCGCGAGACCGGCGAGGAGCTGGTCTCCTACGAGCGGACGAACATGATACCGCGGCGCGAGCCGATGGCGGCCGACGGGAGCGGCACGGTGGCGGACGACAGCTCCCCCGCCGACGGCCCCGAGCTGCCCCCGACACTCGTCACCCCGGATGGCGGCACCTTCGAGGCGTTCCGCACGGCGCTCGACCGCGCTCGGGACGCCGACGCCGCCGTCGCCTACCGCCACGAGCGGGGCCGGACGATGGACGAGCGCCTCGTCGCCGGCCTCCCGCTGGCGACGCTCAACACGGCCCGCCAGCACCACAACCGCGACGCGATGGCGGACTCGCCGTCCGGCGACATCGTCGCCTACGGCGACGTGACCCGCTCCATCGCGCTGGCACACGCCCGCTCGGACGAGGCGACCTACCGCGAGCGGCGCTTCGAGAACGAGCGGTTCCACGACTTCGTCACGCTGGGTGACACCATCTACGGCTTCACCCGCGTGCTGGACTGCGATAGCGAGGCCGGCCCCCCGACCGCGGGGGCCGTGACCTTCGAACACGTCGCGTTCAACCAGGAACACAGCCCGGTCTACAGCGGCCGGCGAACCGCACTCATCACCCGACAATGA